A window of Rufibacter sp. LB8 contains these coding sequences:
- the rsgA gene encoding ribosome small subunit-dependent GTPase A — protein MIGTVIKSTGSWYLVRAHADGLLYKCRLRGKFKIKGLKVSNPLAVGDEVTMELEGGAQQAVITEIATRRNYIIRKSTHKAHHAHIVASNLDIAFLVVTLVSPRTSFGFIDRFLVTAEAYSIPAVLLFNKIDLYDEEAMAYLQQVVQLYEQIGYQCLTCSAHTGEGLEPIREMLQGKTSLFSGHSGVGKSTLVNALVPDLDIKTSEISAFSDKGVHTTTFAEMFEVGQDTYLIDTPGIKELGVVEMKKEEISHYYPEMRARLNKCKYNNCVHLNEPGCAVQEAVKKGKIALPRYESYLSLLQDDDSHR, from the coding sequence ATGATTGGAACCGTCATAAAGTCAACCGGCTCTTGGTATTTGGTGCGCGCCCACGCTGACGGGCTGCTGTACAAGTGCCGCCTGCGCGGGAAATTCAAGATTAAAGGCCTGAAAGTAAGCAACCCGCTGGCCGTAGGCGATGAAGTGACCATGGAACTGGAAGGCGGTGCCCAACAAGCCGTCATCACCGAGATTGCCACGCGCCGCAACTACATCATCAGAAAATCCACGCACAAGGCGCACCACGCGCACATTGTGGCCTCCAATTTAGATATTGCTTTTCTGGTGGTCACGCTGGTCTCGCCTAGAACGTCCTTCGGGTTTATTGACCGTTTTCTGGTGACCGCTGAAGCGTACAGCATTCCGGCGGTGCTGCTCTTCAACAAGATTGATTTGTATGACGAGGAAGCCATGGCCTACCTGCAGCAGGTGGTGCAACTGTACGAGCAGATTGGCTACCAATGCCTCACCTGCTCGGCACACACCGGCGAAGGCCTGGAACCCATCCGGGAAATGCTGCAGGGCAAGACTTCACTCTTTTCGGGCCACTCTGGCGTAGGCAAAAGCACCCTGGTCAACGCGCTGGTGCCAGATCTGGACATTAAAACCTCTGAGATTTCGGCGTTCTCAGACAAAGGCGTACACACTACCACCTTTGCCGAGATGTTTGAAGTGGGCCAGGACACCTACCTGATTGACACGCCGGGCATCAAAGAACTGGGCGTGGTGGAGATGAAAAAAGAGGAAATCAGCCACTACTACCCAGAGATGCGCGCCCGTCTGAACAAGTGCAAATACAACAACTGCGTGCACCTCAATGAACCCGGCTGCGCCGTGCAGGAAGCCGTGAAAAAAGGCAAAATCGCCCTTCCCCGCTATGAAAGCTACCTCAGCCTGCTTCAGGACGATGACTCACACCGGTAG
- a CDS encoding 3-deoxy-D-manno-octulosonic acid transferase translates to MSKILYEVGISAYKWGVRLASPFHDKAAKFIKGRENVFQEMETQLATNTAPLVWFHCASLGEFEQGRPLIEGFRVKFPQFKILLTFFSPSGYEVRKNYSGADFIFYLPLDTEANASRFVKLVKPKMAIFVKYEFWHHYTKALRKRGIPLISISAIFRKNQIYFRKQGAFYRRILERFSHIYTQNQESAQLLASLNFTKVSNAGDTRADRVLQTAKTAVPIALAAAFKANAPVMVIGSSWPEDMKILLPFMQKHLPTLKFILAPHEIKEKDLREVETQFPGQTARFSQAAEDTVAAKRILLIDNIGILSQLYQYADYAYVGGAFGKGLHNTLEPAAFGPALFFGPKYDKFQEAVDLIGLGVAFPVRAFKELDKIFTALHQDPAKRAHIKQAAQTYIEKQAGATHRILTALEYWLPSGSKKNA, encoded by the coding sequence ATGTCAAAGATTTTATACGAAGTAGGGATAAGCGCATACAAATGGGGTGTCCGGCTGGCCTCGCCGTTCCATGACAAGGCCGCCAAATTCATTAAAGGCCGCGAGAACGTCTTCCAGGAAATGGAAACCCAGCTGGCCACCAACACCGCCCCCCTGGTCTGGTTCCATTGCGCCAGCCTGGGCGAGTTTGAGCAAGGCCGCCCGTTGATAGAAGGGTTCAGGGTCAAATTTCCGCAGTTTAAAATCCTGCTCACGTTTTTCTCGCCCAGCGGCTACGAGGTGCGCAAAAACTATTCCGGCGCAGACTTCATCTTTTACCTTCCCCTGGACACCGAGGCAAACGCCAGCCGGTTTGTGAAACTAGTCAAGCCCAAGATGGCCATTTTTGTAAAGTATGAATTCTGGCACCACTATACCAAGGCGCTCCGTAAACGCGGTATTCCGTTGATTTCTATTTCGGCCATCTTTAGGAAAAACCAGATATACTTCAGAAAACAAGGCGCTTTTTACCGAAGAATCTTGGAGCGTTTCTCGCACATCTACACCCAGAACCAGGAATCTGCTCAACTGCTGGCCAGCCTGAACTTCACCAAGGTGAGCAACGCCGGTGACACCCGCGCCGACCGTGTGCTGCAGACCGCCAAGACCGCAGTGCCCATTGCGTTGGCCGCCGCGTTCAAAGCAAATGCCCCCGTAATGGTGATTGGCAGCAGCTGGCCCGAGGACATGAAGATTCTATTGCCGTTCATGCAAAAGCACCTGCCCACGCTCAAGTTCATTCTGGCCCCGCATGAAATCAAAGAGAAAGACCTGCGCGAGGTGGAGACCCAGTTCCCCGGCCAGACGGCCAGGTTCTCGCAGGCTGCAGAAGATACCGTGGCCGCCAAACGCATTCTGTTGATTGATAACATTGGCATACTCTCGCAACTCTACCAGTACGCCGACTACGCCTACGTGGGCGGCGCCTTCGGCAAAGGGTTGCACAACACCCTGGAACCAGCCGCGTTTGGCCCTGCCCTGTTCTTTGGCCCCAAGTATGACAAGTTCCAGGAAGCCGTGGATTTGATTGGGTTGGGTGTGGCGTTCCCGGTGCGTGCCTTCAAGGAGCTGGACAAAATTTTCACCGCTTTGCACCAAGACCCCGCCAAGCGCGCCCACATCAAACAAGCCGCCCAAACCTACATTGAAAAACAGGCCGGTGCCACCCACCGCATTCTCACGGCATTGGAATATTGGCTACCTTCGGGCAGTAAGAAGAACGCATGA
- a CDS encoding peroxiredoxin — protein sequence MAVLVGKKAPSFKATAVVDGEFVEDFSLDQYVGKQHVLFYFYPMDFTFVCPTEIIAFQDRMEDFKRKNVAVVGCSVDTHFSHWAWLNTPRDKGGIEGVAYPLVADATKTIAKNFDVLAGDYDYNEEGELVFIGEPVAYRGLFLIDKAGIVRHQVVNDMPLGRSIDEALRMIDALQYFEEKGEVCPANWEEGKEGMQATHEGVSNYLASH from the coding sequence ATGGCAGTTTTAGTTGGCAAAAAAGCACCGTCGTTTAAAGCGACCGCCGTAGTAGACGGTGAATTTGTAGAAGATTTCTCTTTGGACCAGTACGTAGGCAAGCAGCACGTGCTGTTCTATTTCTACCCCATGGACTTCACATTTGTGTGCCCTACGGAGATCATTGCGTTCCAAGACCGCATGGAAGATTTCAAGCGCAAGAACGTGGCCGTGGTAGGCTGCTCCGTTGACACGCATTTCTCACACTGGGCCTGGTTGAACACCCCGCGTGACAAAGGCGGCATTGAAGGCGTGGCGTACCCGCTGGTAGCTGATGCCACCAAAACCATCGCCAAGAACTTTGATGTGCTGGCCGGTGACTATGACTATAACGAAGAAGGCGAACTGGTATTCATTGGCGAGCCCGTGGCGTACCGTGGCCTGTTCCTGATTGACAAAGCCGGTATTGTGCGCCACCAAGTGGTGAATGACATGCCCCTGGGCCGTAGCATTGACGAAGCCCTGCGCATGATTGACGCCCTCCAGTATTTTGAGGAGAAAGGCGAAGTTTGCCCTGCCAACTGGGAAGAAGGCAAAGAAGGCATGCAAGCCACCCATGAAGGTGTTTCTAACTACCTGGCCTCACACTAA
- a CDS encoding enoyl-CoA hydratase-related protein codes for MEYILVTEQARPHVALIQLNRPKELNALNLQLMGELRDALKDLDDNDNVRAIVLTGNERAFAAGADIKQMAGKTAIDMLTIDQFSTWDQIKKTKKPIIAAVSGFALGGGCELAMTCDMIIASETAQFGQPEIKIGVMPGAGGTQRLTKALGKAKAMEMVLTGKFISAQEADRHGLINRVVPVELYLEEAFKLATEIAQLSPVAVKLAKESVNRSFETHLDEGLHFERKNFYLTFASEDQTEGMNAFVEKRKANFTGK; via the coding sequence ATGGAATATATTCTGGTCACCGAACAAGCCCGTCCGCACGTGGCGCTCATCCAACTCAACCGCCCCAAGGAACTCAACGCGCTCAACCTGCAACTCATGGGCGAGCTGCGCGATGCCCTCAAAGACCTGGACGACAATGACAACGTGCGCGCCATTGTGCTCACCGGTAATGAGCGCGCCTTTGCCGCCGGCGCTGATATTAAGCAGATGGCCGGAAAAACCGCCATTGACATGCTCACCATTGACCAGTTCAGCACCTGGGACCAGATCAAGAAAACCAAGAAACCCATTATTGCAGCCGTGAGTGGTTTTGCCCTGGGCGGCGGCTGCGAGCTGGCCATGACCTGTGACATGATCATCGCGTCAGAAACCGCGCAGTTCGGGCAGCCCGAAATAAAGATTGGCGTAATGCCCGGCGCCGGCGGAACCCAACGTTTGACCAAAGCCCTGGGCAAAGCCAAAGCCATGGAGATGGTGCTCACCGGCAAGTTCATCTCCGCGCAAGAAGCAGACCGCCACGGCCTCATCAACCGCGTGGTGCCCGTAGAGCTTTATTTAGAGGAAGCCTTTAAACTGGCCACTGAGATCGCGCAATTGTCGCCGGTGGCGGTGAAGTTGGCCAAGGAATCTGTGAACCGCAGCTTTGAAACCCACCTGGACGAAGGCCTCCATTTTGAGCGCAAAAACTTCTACCTCACCTTCGCCTCAGAAGACCAGACCGAAGGCATGAACGCCTTTGTAGAGAAACGCAAAGCCAATTTTACCGGGAAGTGA
- a CDS encoding aspartate kinase encodes MLVYKFGGASVKDAGAFRNIARLLSALPQTGQLVVVVSAMGKTTNALEEMYQQAFRQQDFSEGWQRCRQYHLGIVQALFPDKGASVYGIIENQFQALQQLLERVEPQEFDFQYDQIISVGELLSSQILHHFLHQQGLATHWLDCRTCLRTNATWREAQVNWTQTETLIQETLPSLLKNNIVVTQGFIGGTGQGHTTTLGREGSDFSAAIFAYCLSAESMTIWKDVPGLLNADPKLFPTTICYEEIAYQEAIEMAYYGASVIHPKTVAPLAKKGIPLYVKSFLNPQEAGTVIKNCRHDRIAPAFIVKQNQCLLSFHSKDYGFVTEQNLSTIFQALSEHRLKINVMQNSAISFSVCTDYDAARVQALVENLQPEFQILYNQPLHLYTVKNYDQASLDAISEGKEILLEQRSRQTYQLVCRPAPLPSES; translated from the coding sequence ATGTTAGTTTACAAATTTGGGGGCGCCTCTGTGAAAGACGCCGGTGCGTTCCGGAACATAGCCAGGCTGCTTTCTGCCTTGCCACAAACGGGGCAATTGGTAGTGGTGGTGTCTGCTATGGGCAAGACCACCAATGCGTTAGAAGAAATGTATCAACAGGCCTTCAGGCAGCAGGATTTTTCTGAGGGCTGGCAGCGCTGCCGGCAGTACCATCTGGGCATTGTGCAGGCGCTGTTTCCAGATAAAGGTGCCTCTGTCTACGGAATAATAGAAAATCAGTTTCAGGCCCTGCAACAATTACTGGAGCGCGTTGAACCTCAGGAATTTGACTTCCAGTATGACCAGATCATCAGCGTGGGCGAACTGCTCTCCAGCCAGATTCTGCACCATTTCCTGCACCAGCAGGGCCTGGCCACCCACTGGCTGGACTGCCGCACCTGCCTGCGCACCAATGCCACCTGGCGCGAGGCCCAGGTAAACTGGACCCAGACCGAAACCTTGATTCAGGAAACACTACCGTCGTTGCTGAAAAATAATATAGTAGTGACCCAAGGCTTTATTGGCGGCACTGGCCAAGGCCACACCACCACGCTGGGCCGCGAAGGCTCTGATTTCAGCGCCGCTATTTTTGCCTATTGCCTTTCTGCGGAAAGCATGACCATCTGGAAAGACGTGCCCGGCCTGCTCAACGCCGACCCCAAACTGTTCCCCACCACTATCTGTTACGAAGAAATTGCTTACCAGGAAGCCATTGAGATGGCCTATTACGGAGCGTCTGTGATTCACCCCAAGACGGTGGCACCGCTGGCCAAGAAAGGGATTCCGCTGTATGTAAAATCGTTTTTGAATCCGCAGGAGGCGGGTACGGTCATAAAAAACTGCCGGCATGACCGCATTGCGCCCGCGTTTATTGTGAAGCAGAACCAGTGCCTGCTGTCATTCCATTCCAAAGATTACGGCTTTGTGACCGAGCAGAACCTGAGCACCATTTTTCAGGCATTGAGCGAACATCGTTTGAAAATAAACGTCATGCAGAATTCGGCCATCTCCTTTTCTGTGTGTACAGATTATGACGCCGCCCGTGTGCAGGCTTTAGTTGAAAACTTGCAACCCGAGTTCCAGATTCTCTACAACCAACCCTTGCACCTGTACACCGTCAAGAATTATGACCAGGCCAGCTTAGACGCTATCTCAGAAGGCAAGGAAATTCTGCTGGAGCAGCGCAGCCGCCAAACGTACCAACTGGTCTGCCGCCCGGCCCCTTTGCCGTCTGAGTCCTGA
- the fbp gene encoding class 1 fructose-bisphosphatase encodes MTIKENLALPVGTTLDRFIMRKQEDFPFATGELSQLLRDIALAAKIVNRAINHAGLTDIGGAYGKQNVQGEDQQKLDVVANIRFIRALRNGGEVCAIISEEEEEIIQTGNQKGRYIVAIDPLDGSSNIDVNVSIGTIFSIYRRVSEMGGDGTLADCFQKGTEQVAAGYIIYGSSTMLVYTTGNGVNGFTYETSLGEFFLSHPNITIPAKGEIYSVNEGGYNHFPEGVKKYVELCRVRNYSARYIGSLVADFHRNLLKGGIYLYPNTQKSPLGKLRLLYECNALAFLVEQAGGKASDGMRRILDIEPFELHQRCPFYIGSTEMVEEVESLLVAREVRERTPVA; translated from the coding sequence ATGACTATCAAAGAAAATCTGGCACTTCCGGTGGGTACTACCCTTGACAGGTTCATCATGCGGAAGCAGGAAGATTTCCCGTTTGCCACCGGTGAGCTTTCCCAATTGCTTCGTGACATAGCCCTAGCGGCAAAAATAGTGAACCGCGCCATTAACCACGCAGGTTTAACAGATATTGGCGGCGCGTACGGCAAACAGAACGTGCAGGGCGAGGACCAGCAGAAGCTGGACGTGGTAGCCAACATCCGGTTCATACGCGCCCTGCGCAACGGCGGCGAGGTGTGTGCCATTATTTCTGAGGAAGAAGAGGAGATTATACAGACCGGCAACCAGAAAGGCCGCTACATTGTGGCCATTGACCCGTTGGATGGTTCCTCTAACATTGACGTGAACGTGTCTATCGGCACTATTTTCTCCATTTACCGCCGCGTGTCTGAAATGGGCGGAGACGGCACCCTGGCCGACTGTTTCCAGAAAGGGACCGAGCAGGTAGCCGCCGGGTATATCATCTATGGTTCCAGCACCATGCTGGTGTACACCACGGGCAACGGCGTGAACGGTTTCACTTATGAAACTTCTCTGGGTGAATTCTTCTTGTCACACCCCAACATCACCATTCCTGCCAAAGGCGAGATTTACTCTGTCAATGAAGGCGGGTACAACCACTTCCCCGAAGGCGTGAAGAAATACGTGGAGCTGTGCCGCGTGCGCAACTACTCTGCCCGTTACATTGGTTCTTTGGTGGCAGACTTCCACCGGAATCTATTGAAAGGCGGTATCTATTTGTACCCTAACACCCAGAAATCGCCGCTAGGCAAATTGCGTCTGTTGTATGAGTGCAACGCCTTGGCCTTTCTAGTGGAGCAGGCCGGGGGCAAAGCCTCAGACGGCATGCGCCGCATTCTGGACATTGAGCCGTTTGAGTTGCACCAGCGCTGCCCGTTCTACATTGGCTCCACAGAGATGGTGGAAGAAGTAGAATCTTTGCTGGTAGCCCGCGAAGTAAGAGAAAGAACGCCTGTGGCGTAA
- a CDS encoding DUF5606 domain-containing protein, with translation MPFDLKEIASISGMPGLYKIIAPTRNGIIVESLAEKPVRSVAQARNRVSILQEISMYTNDAEATVPLADIFDRIKEKYGTNLPVNAKSSTQELSDFMESVLPDYDQERVYASDMKKLVQWYQAVSQFLPYAEEKATDAPAPEAAPAETTSAEDSDNQEDVKEKKAAKKKA, from the coding sequence ATGCCATTTGACCTGAAAGAGATTGCCTCCATTTCCGGCATGCCCGGCCTGTACAAGATCATTGCCCCAACCCGCAATGGCATCATTGTAGAAAGCCTGGCCGAAAAACCGGTGCGCAGCGTGGCCCAGGCCCGCAACCGGGTTTCCATTCTGCAGGAGATCTCCATGTACACCAATGACGCGGAGGCCACCGTGCCCTTAGCTGATATCTTTGACAGAATCAAGGAGAAATACGGCACCAACCTACCGGTGAACGCCAAGTCCAGCACGCAGGAACTTTCAGACTTTATGGAATCTGTGCTGCCAGACTATGACCAGGAGCGGGTGTATGCCTCAGACATGAAAAAACTGGTGCAGTGGTACCAGGCGGTAAGCCAGTTCCTTCCCTATGCAGAGGAAAAAGCAACCGACGCGCCTGCTCCTGAGGCGGCCCCGGCGGAAACAACTTCTGCAGAAGATTCTGACAACCAGGAAGACGTAAAAGAAAAGAAAGCCGCCAAGAAAAAAGCCTAA
- a CDS encoding energy transducer TonB, which translates to MNVKHTLIALLVSASTMAVASSFTPPATPAAVAQAGKLPVAVHYPGGQDSLVAHLNRSIQYPAMAKRNRVMGQCIVGFVLNEDGSISNLKLLKEVGGGLGQEALRVVQLLKFNAPGYSQQYSVPVNFKL; encoded by the coding sequence ATGAACGTAAAACACACCCTCATCGCCCTGTTGGTTTCTGCCTCTACCATGGCCGTGGCTTCTTCGTTTACCCCTCCTGCAACACCGGCAGCGGTGGCTCAGGCCGGTAAGCTGCCCGTGGCCGTGCATTACCCCGGCGGACAGGACTCTTTGGTGGCACACCTTAACCGCAGCATACAGTACCCGGCCATGGCCAAGCGCAACCGCGTAATGGGCCAGTGCATTGTGGGCTTTGTGCTGAACGAAGACGGCTCCATCTCCAACCTAAAACTTCTGAAGGAAGTGGGCGGCGGACTGGGCCAGGAAGCGCTGCGCGTGGTACAACTGCTTAAATTCAACGCGCCCGGCTACAGCCAGCAATACAGCGTTCCCGTTAACTTTAAACTATAA
- the yihA gene encoding ribosome biogenesis GTP-binding protein YihA/YsxC, with amino-acid sequence MVIKEAKFISSNTRAEQCPQTELPEYAFIGRSNVGKSSLINMLTNRLKLAKTSSFPGKTQLINHFLINDTWYLVDLPGYGWAKVSKDSREDWRKMIKYYLQHRNNLACVFVLIDSRLPPQKPDLEFMEQLGTMGIPFVLIFTKIDKQSSVKTDANIAFFMKSLEDTWEEMPRYMKSSSVSKDGRDEILAFIEDVNKRYKDMLKSEKQ; translated from the coding sequence ATGGTAATCAAAGAGGCAAAATTCATTAGTAGCAACACCCGCGCAGAGCAGTGCCCGCAGACAGAACTGCCGGAGTACGCATTCATCGGTCGGTCTAACGTGGGCAAGTCATCGTTGATCAACATGCTCACCAACCGGCTCAAGCTGGCCAAGACGTCTTCGTTCCCCGGCAAGACCCAGCTCATCAACCACTTCCTCATCAATGACACCTGGTACCTGGTAGATTTACCGGGCTACGGCTGGGCCAAAGTGAGCAAAGACTCCCGAGAGGACTGGCGCAAGATGATCAAGTACTACCTGCAGCACCGCAACAACCTGGCCTGCGTATTTGTATTGATAGACTCCCGCCTGCCCCCGCAGAAGCCAGATTTGGAATTTATGGAGCAGCTTGGAACCATGGGCATCCCTTTTGTGCTTATCTTCACAAAGATAGACAAGCAGTCCAGCGTAAAGACAGACGCCAACATTGCCTTCTTTATGAAATCTTTGGAGGACACCTGGGAAGAGATGCCCCGGTACATGAAAAGCTCCTCGGTGTCAAAAGACGGGCGTGATGAGATTCTGGCCTTTATTGAAGACGTGAACAAGCGTTACAAAGACATGCTGAAATCTGAGAAACAGTAA
- a CDS encoding OmpA family protein codes for MDHLDKRLFKSFLFLLMLCFMASTAMAQSTRKLVRSGDKLFNMANFRTALPYYERALERDPDNAKALYRAGISLIAFDKEKASEYIYKAYKLKPKVEDDILYWLGRVDLVNYEFDRAIQHGTNYQKGLGKRDVEGKEQAALLIQHARNAKKEVANPKDVFVKNLGPVINTAFSEHSPVISKDDSYLLFTSRAQNVTGGKEAVDGEYYEDIFESRRLGPETWETPRSLSGRLNGTGHDASIQLFDNDNKLLMYRQDQNGDLFVADRSGGDWSPPVKLNANINTRDFESDAFITADGNTMYFSTNSRSENGDLDIYYAKRQPNGEWGAPKNFGNGVNTQYDEDSPYFTPDGLTMYFSSRGHSTMGGYDIFTIKFDTVARRWSRPVNVGYPINTPDDDTYYRLSADGRLAYLSSYRMGGYGEKDIYTINYIKSAIVRGHVYSLRDSTIIPGVELVFTGKAGNNTPLEYRDVTKPDLGNYQVTVLSARPYQVTLSKDGKNLATEQFEVPLSTNDTTVVEKDFYIDFGGTTGIGAQSYAFKRIYFDTDRYNLRPESISELDNLVNVLKANPSLRISIDGHCDARASDSYNILLGENRAMAAYNYLIKAGIPSNRMITVSYGERRPAAPNDSPENMQLNRRTEFNVIRGNEQ; via the coding sequence ATGGATCACTTAGACAAGCGGTTATTTAAATCATTCCTATTTTTGTTAATGCTTTGCTTCATGGCCTCCACCGCCATGGCCCAGAGCACGCGCAAATTGGTGCGGAGTGGCGACAAGTTGTTCAACATGGCCAACTTCAGAACTGCGCTGCCCTACTATGAGCGCGCCCTGGAGCGCGATCCAGACAACGCCAAAGCCCTGTACCGGGCTGGTATCAGCTTGATTGCGTTTGACAAGGAGAAAGCCAGCGAGTACATCTACAAAGCCTATAAACTTAAACCGAAGGTAGAAGACGACATTCTCTACTGGCTGGGCCGCGTGGACCTGGTGAACTATGAGTTTGACCGCGCCATTCAGCATGGCACCAATTACCAGAAAGGCCTGGGCAAGCGTGACGTGGAAGGCAAAGAGCAGGCCGCGTTGTTAATTCAGCATGCCCGTAACGCCAAGAAAGAAGTAGCCAACCCCAAAGACGTGTTCGTGAAGAACCTGGGGCCAGTGATCAACACCGCTTTCTCTGAGCACAGCCCCGTGATCTCCAAAGATGACTCATACCTGTTGTTCACCTCCCGGGCGCAGAACGTGACCGGTGGCAAAGAAGCCGTAGACGGTGAGTACTATGAAGATATCTTTGAATCCCGCCGTTTAGGTCCGGAAACCTGGGAAACGCCACGCTCCCTGAGCGGCCGTTTGAACGGTACCGGCCATGATGCCTCTATTCAGTTGTTTGACAATGACAACAAGTTATTGATGTACCGCCAGGACCAGAACGGTGACCTTTTTGTAGCCGACCGCTCAGGCGGGGACTGGTCTCCGCCAGTAAAGCTGAACGCCAACATCAACACCCGTGACTTTGAAAGTGACGCCTTCATCACCGCAGACGGCAACACCATGTATTTCTCCACCAACAGCCGCTCTGAGAACGGTGACCTGGATATCTACTATGCCAAGCGCCAGCCCAACGGCGAGTGGGGAGCGCCTAAGAACTTCGGGAACGGTGTGAACACGCAGTATGATGAAGACAGCCCGTATTTCACGCCAGATGGTTTGACCATGTATTTCAGCTCACGTGGCCACAGCACCATGGGCGGGTATGACATCTTCACCATAAAGTTTGACACCGTGGCCCGCCGCTGGAGCCGCCCTGTGAACGTAGGGTACCCCATCAACACCCCAGATGATGACACCTATTACCGCCTGAGCGCCGATGGCCGTTTGGCGTACCTTTCGTCTTACCGCATGGGTGGTTACGGCGAGAAGGACATCTACACCATCAACTACATCAAGAGCGCCATTGTGCGGGGCCATGTGTACAGCCTGCGTGACAGCACCATTATACCTGGAGTTGAATTGGTGTTCACCGGAAAAGCCGGTAACAACACGCCGCTGGAATACAGAGACGTGACCAAACCAGACCTAGGCAATTACCAGGTGACCGTTTTATCTGCCAGACCTTACCAGGTGACCTTGAGCAAAGACGGGAAAAACCTGGCCACTGAGCAATTTGAGGTTCCGCTTTCCACCAATGACACCACCGTGGTGGAGAAAGATTTCTACATTGACTTTGGCGGAACTACCGGCATTGGCGCACAGTCTTATGCGTTCAAGCGCATTTACTTTGACACAGACAGGTACAACCTGCGGCCAGAGTCTATCTCAGAACTAGACAACCTGGTGAACGTGTTGAAAGCCAACCCAAGCCTGCGTATCTCTATTGACGGTCACTGTGACGCACGTGCCTCAGATTCTTACAACATCTTGTTGGGTGAGAACAGAGCCATGGCCGCCTATAACTACCTGATCAAAGCCGGTATTCCTAGCAACCGCATGATTACCGTAAGCTACGGTGAGCGCAGACCGGCTGCCCCAAATGACTCGCCGGAGAACATGCAGCTGAACCGCCGCACTGAGTTCAACGTGATCAGAGGCAACGAGCAATAA